In a single window of the Streptacidiphilus sp. P02-A3a genome:
- a CDS encoding serine hydrolase: MTDLSGILRARVDDGALPGAVGLVARGDRVEVAAVGSADTGGGTPMARDSIFRIASISKPITAAAVLALVDDGRIALPDPVADWLPELAAPLVVRTPASPLDDLVPAARPITVTDLLSFRAGWGFPSDFSLPAVEPLFSVLSQGPYLPHTVPPTDEWMARLARIPMLRQPGEAWLYNTCADILGVLVARVSGRSLPEFLAERIFVPLGMDDTGFTVPAAKRDRFTSYYRGDGAGGLELLDAPDGQWSSLPGFPSAAGGLVSTADDWLAFARMLLAGGAADGAGHGRRVLSPESVRLMTSDQLTEAQRDAGRLFLEGQGWGFGGSVDVARIDPWNVPGRYGWVGGSGTAAHLTPATGTVSVLLTQVQLTGPTPPPLLRDFWRYAADAAPPGNAYQPQPTG, translated from the coding sequence GTGACCGATCTGAGCGGCATTCTGCGGGCGCGTGTCGATGACGGCGCGCTGCCGGGGGCGGTGGGCCTGGTGGCCCGCGGCGACCGGGTGGAGGTGGCGGCCGTCGGCTCGGCCGACACCGGCGGCGGTACGCCGATGGCCCGGGACTCCATCTTCCGCATCGCCTCGATCAGCAAGCCGATCACCGCCGCCGCGGTGCTGGCACTGGTCGACGACGGCCGGATCGCGCTGCCGGACCCGGTCGCCGACTGGCTGCCGGAGCTGGCGGCGCCGCTGGTGGTGCGCACCCCGGCGAGCCCGCTGGACGACCTGGTCCCGGCCGCCCGGCCGATCACCGTGACCGACCTGCTGAGCTTCCGCGCCGGGTGGGGCTTCCCGTCCGACTTCTCGCTCCCGGCGGTCGAACCGCTGTTCAGCGTGCTGAGCCAGGGCCCCTACCTGCCGCACACGGTGCCGCCGACGGACGAGTGGATGGCCCGGCTGGCCCGGATCCCGATGCTGCGGCAGCCGGGCGAGGCATGGCTGTACAACACCTGCGCCGACATCCTGGGCGTGCTGGTGGCCCGGGTCTCCGGCCGGTCGCTGCCGGAGTTCCTGGCCGAGCGGATCTTCGTACCGCTGGGCATGGACGACACCGGCTTCACCGTCCCGGCCGCCAAGCGCGACCGGTTCACCAGCTACTACCGGGGCGACGGCGCGGGCGGCCTGGAGCTGCTGGACGCCCCCGATGGGCAGTGGAGCAGCCTGCCGGGCTTCCCCTCCGCCGCCGGGGGGCTGGTCTCCACCGCCGACGACTGGCTCGCCTTCGCCCGGATGCTGCTGGCCGGGGGCGCCGCCGACGGCGCGGGCCACGGGCGACGGGTGCTGTCGCCGGAGTCGGTCCGGCTGATGACCAGCGACCAGCTGACCGAGGCGCAGCGCGACGCCGGCCGGTTGTTCCTGGAGGGCCAGGGCTGGGGCTTCGGCGGATCGGTGGACGTCGCCCGGATCGACCCGTGGAACGTGCCGGGACGCTACGGCTGGGTCGGTGGCAGTGGCACCGCGGCCCACCTCACCCCGGCCACCGGTACCGTCAGCGTCCTGCTCACCCAGGTGCAACTGACCGGTCCGACGCCGCCCCCGCTGCTGCGCGACTTCTGGCGCTACGCGGCCGACGCGGCTCCGCCCGGCAACGCGTACCAGCCTCAGCCCACGGGTTGA
- a CDS encoding S9 family peptidase, which translates to MCPVQDPPVGGRPSRRGVLASLAAAGSGALALGGAASAAAATPRAATAAPSSGPGATQLLAASDLNFNALFALGGSGQHSGEVGEVLTAVNAINAAGADYQTFTDTFHALGDRLARQAADAGADGRPQSRRRLSLRAAQYYAQALYFVLGTSGHAREEAVYRRGRDCWDTFASLCEPAAVRATVPWGRARMPIWFFRPDSSDRPRPTVILGNGSDGQNVDMWTYGVAAALERGWNALVHDGPGQGQLLFVDQIPFSSRWESVISPLVDWLYRRPEVDRSRIALTGMSMGGNLAPRAAAFEHRLAALVAMPGCVSPWDAFPADIRGIVGRDKAKTNRIWNEEIVPHLSAVDRFTFQKRLEGFSPAAMRAARAGELLTDFWTPAQVLIALDISAVASRITAPTLVLDYDDEQFYPGQPSELYGLLRAPRDYVRLTAAEGAQLHCSPMAPQRHCQVVFDWLQGILDHR; encoded by the coding sequence ATGTGCCCTGTTCAGGACCCTCCCGTCGGCGGCCGCCCGTCCCGACGCGGTGTGCTCGCCTCGCTCGCGGCGGCCGGTAGCGGGGCACTGGCCCTCGGTGGAGCCGCGTCGGCCGCGGCGGCCACACCGAGGGCCGCCACCGCGGCACCGTCGTCCGGCCCCGGTGCCACGCAGCTGCTCGCGGCCTCCGACCTCAACTTCAACGCCCTGTTCGCGTTGGGGGGTTCGGGCCAGCACAGCGGTGAGGTGGGGGAGGTACTGACGGCCGTCAACGCGATCAACGCGGCCGGAGCGGACTACCAGACGTTCACCGACACCTTCCACGCGCTGGGCGACCGGTTGGCCCGTCAGGCCGCCGACGCGGGCGCGGACGGGCGTCCGCAGAGTCGGCGCCGGCTCTCGCTGCGGGCCGCGCAGTACTACGCCCAGGCGCTGTACTTCGTCCTCGGGACCAGTGGGCACGCGCGGGAGGAGGCGGTCTACCGCCGTGGTCGCGACTGCTGGGACACCTTCGCCTCGCTCTGCGAGCCGGCCGCGGTGCGCGCCACCGTGCCCTGGGGGCGCGCCCGGATGCCGATCTGGTTCTTCCGCCCCGACTCCTCGGACCGGCCGCGGCCCACGGTCATCCTGGGCAACGGCAGCGACGGCCAGAACGTCGACATGTGGACCTACGGTGTCGCGGCCGCCCTGGAGCGCGGCTGGAACGCGCTCGTCCACGACGGCCCCGGCCAGGGGCAGTTGCTCTTCGTCGACCAGATCCCCTTCAGCAGCCGCTGGGAGAGCGTCATCAGCCCACTGGTCGACTGGCTGTACCGGCGTCCCGAGGTGGACCGGTCCCGCATCGCGCTGACCGGGATGAGCATGGGCGGCAACCTCGCCCCTCGGGCCGCGGCCTTCGAGCACCGGTTGGCCGCGTTGGTCGCCATGCCCGGCTGCGTCTCGCCCTGGGACGCCTTCCCCGCCGACATCCGCGGCATCGTCGGCAGGGACAAGGCGAAGACCAACCGGATCTGGAACGAGGAGATCGTTCCGCACCTGTCCGCCGTCGACCGGTTCACCTTCCAGAAGCGCCTGGAGGGCTTCTCCCCCGCCGCCATGCGGGCCGCGCGCGCGGGCGAGCTCCTCACCGACTTCTGGACCCCCGCGCAGGTGCTGATCGCGTTGGACATCAGCGCCGTGGCATCCCGGATCACCGCCCCGACCCTGGTCCTGGACTACGACGACGAGCAGTTCTACCCGGGTCAGCCGAGCGAACTGTACGGCCTGCTGCGGGCCCCCAGGGACTACGTCAGGCTGACCGCGGCGGAGGGCGCCCAGCTGCACTGCTCCCCGATGGCCCCGCAGCGCCACTGCCAGGTGGTCTTCGACTGGCTGCAGGGGATCCTCGACCACCGGTAA
- a CDS encoding condensation domain-containing protein — MTVTTRVSRVENVGFSSGSSGTGPATWGQQAIWDAVRVLGEGAHHYNIFIGFPVEPGIPVPRVLEAVPKLLGLHPSLRTRLAPDRNGELRQFLDAEGSVPVHLLEADADHAEERGRELLAGLVATSFDCAVELPIRIAVVDTGGLMTFVGFCLSHTAVDGWGLSRAVMDLFALAGGESPERLRQRYPYLRPLDEAAFQTSERGRKRDAGAREFWAKKLRLGPRAVFAEPPAGPPAETFPLAVLNSPSLARAVDLVSAGHRVGSSSVLLAAASVMLFRLTGTPDPMFQVVVSNRFRSDLTHAVSTVAQEGLLHLPHSEREFAEVLRRAQAVTLSTYRNAYYRKRLLDQDIERMLEQEGTVADRSCIFNDRRDLVPHYPVEGDPSKLPLVRSRPLTTLSWPEECPPRLGASFALDAQHAPGSVELSVTADPGRLPKPDIEALLHGIEELVVNEAVALGAD; from the coding sequence ATGACCGTGACTACGCGTGTGAGTCGAGTGGAGAACGTCGGCTTCTCGTCCGGGAGTTCCGGCACCGGGCCGGCCACCTGGGGCCAGCAGGCCATCTGGGACGCGGTGCGCGTGCTGGGCGAGGGGGCCCACCACTACAACATCTTCATCGGCTTCCCGGTGGAGCCGGGAATCCCGGTACCCCGGGTGCTGGAGGCCGTGCCGAAGCTGCTCGGACTGCACCCGTCGCTGCGGACCCGGCTGGCACCGGACCGGAACGGTGAGCTGCGCCAGTTCCTGGACGCCGAGGGAAGCGTCCCGGTGCACCTGCTGGAGGCCGACGCGGACCACGCCGAGGAGCGGGGACGCGAACTGCTGGCCGGGCTGGTCGCGACGTCGTTCGACTGCGCCGTCGAGCTGCCGATCCGGATCGCGGTGGTGGACACCGGCGGACTGATGACCTTCGTGGGGTTCTGCCTGTCCCATACGGCGGTGGACGGCTGGGGCCTGTCCCGGGCGGTGATGGACCTGTTCGCCCTGGCCGGTGGCGAGTCGCCGGAACGGTTGCGACAGCGGTACCCGTACCTGCGGCCGCTCGACGAGGCCGCCTTCCAGACCTCGGAACGGGGCCGCAAACGGGACGCCGGAGCCCGTGAGTTCTGGGCGAAGAAGCTGCGGCTCGGCCCCCGGGCGGTCTTCGCGGAGCCCCCGGCCGGACCCCCGGCCGAGACCTTCCCGCTCGCGGTGCTGAACTCGCCGTCGCTGGCCCGCGCGGTGGACCTGGTCTCGGCCGGGCACCGGGTGGGGAGCTCCTCGGTGCTGCTGGCGGCGGCGTCGGTGATGCTGTTCCGGCTGACCGGCACCCCGGACCCGATGTTCCAGGTGGTGGTCAGCAACCGGTTCCGCTCCGACCTGACCCACGCGGTGAGCACGGTGGCGCAGGAAGGACTGCTCCATCTACCGCACTCCGAGCGCGAGTTCGCCGAGGTGCTGCGCCGCGCCCAGGCGGTCACGCTGTCCACCTACCGCAACGCCTACTACCGGAAGCGGCTGCTGGACCAGGACATCGAGCGGATGCTGGAGCAGGAGGGCACGGTCGCCGACCGCAGCTGCATCTTCAACGACCGCCGTGACCTGGTGCCGCACTACCCGGTGGAGGGCGACCCGTCCAAGCTGCCGCTGGTCCGGTCGAGGCCGCTGACCACACTGAGCTGGCCGGAGGAGTGCCCGCCGCGCCTCGGCGCCAGCTTCGCCCTGGACGCCCAACACGCCCCGGGCTCCGTGGAACTGTCGGTCACGGCGGACCCCGGCCGACTGCCGAAGCCGGACATCGAGGCGCTGCTCCACGGGATCGAGGAACTGGTGGTGAACGAGGCGGTCGCCCTGGGCGCCGACTGA